The DNA segment TCGACCGGACTGTTGACGAACAGGGCGTGGCCGATGAGCGCGACGGGAACGGCGGCGGCCAGCGGGACGGCCGACGTGATGGAGAACCCGGCGACGCTCAGCACGGCGGTTGCACCTATCAGTGAAAGCGGAATGAGTCCGAGGATGAGGTCGTAGTACCCAGTCATAATCCATTACAATCTATGCGGCGTGGGTATATAGTTCTTTCTCATAGTTGAAGGAGCCGATATCGATAGGCGTGTTCTATGAACGTAGTTACATCCCCATAACTTATGAGAACCCAATGGATATACATCCGCAGTTCTCAGGGGTGAAAGGAGCCTGTACGGGCGGCTCAGCGCGGTTTCCGATATTCACGTCGGTAATCCCGATTCTCGTCTGACGGGCGGCGAGTCGGCACGTCCGTTGATTTCGACACGACCGAACGACAGGCGTTAGAGCGAATGGCGAATCGGCGGTCGTGGTGGGTCGTCGCCGCCGCGACCGCGCGGTCGCGCTCGTGCCGTCAGGTTCGCACCGTCGTGCTCGACGCCCCGTCCATGTACGCAGCACGCTTATACCGAGAGCGTGTCAAGGTACGACTATGTCCCTCCGACGCAGCTACGCGGTCGGTATCGCGCTGGTGGCGCTCGCGGCGGCCGCCAGCGCCCTCGCCGCCTCCGAGATGCCCGCCCGAATGGTGACGACCTGGAACGGCGCCGGCGAGGCGACCGGCACGACCTCCCGGACCGTCGGCCTCGTCGCCGCCCCCGCGCTGTCGGCGCTGGTGCTCGTGCTGTTCGCGTTCCTGCCGAGAATCGACCCGCTCGGCGAGAACGTCCGGCGGTTCCGCCGCCAGTACGACACCTTCGTCGCGCTGTTCGTCGGCTTCCTCGTCTACCTCCACCTGCTGGTGCTGGCCTGGAACGCGGGCTACCGCTTCGAGATGGTTCAGGCGCTCGCGCCCGCGGTCGGGGTGCTGTTCTACTACGTCGGCGTGGTGGTCGAACACGCCGAGCAGAACTGGTTCGTCGGCGTCCGCACGCCGTGGACCCTCTCGAACGAGGAGGTCTGGAAGCGGACCCACCGGCGGGTCGGCCCGCTGTTCAAACTCGCGGGGCTGGTCGCCGCGCTGGGGGCGCTGGTCCCGGCGTACGCCGAGTTCCTCATCGCCGCG comes from the Halorussus vallis genome and includes:
- a CDS encoding SdpI family protein; the encoded protein is MSLRRSYAVGIALVALAAAASALAASEMPARMVTTWNGAGEATGTTSRTVGLVAAPALSALVLVLFAFLPRIDPLGENVRRFRRQYDTFVALFVGFLVYLHLLVLAWNAGYRFEMVQALAPAVGVLFYYVGVVVEHAEQNWFVGVRTPWTLSNEEVWKRTHRRVGPLFKLAGLVAALGALVPAYAEFLIAAPAAAIAIYSFVYSFVEYRRVTA